In Nostoc sp. GT001, a genomic segment contains:
- a CDS encoding PD-(D/E)XK nuclease family protein: MVWRPYVSFNIWSQFASSVGQEYWHCDMKRGFSRARKKESLVKALLEQDTIPQYIGLQAQKGIYEFHQNIQLLHQLDGVEIVAEKLRLDQEPIEVKQRVIKILTNYYQEPILCEKKIIKLSRGDEGIPEPILIQQGNYFFNLFVALDCIFIESDKRLHILDFKTGTSNFDRRQAFVYLLAATYMFPGQKAVASFYNLETSKWSEPITATDAQLKAIQSKLAQIAQEHQKELDRYKQNPSAFAEIFPANPGIPCRNCQFTSICKFHLLEVSA; encoded by the coding sequence ATGGTGTGGCGGCCGTATGTGAGCTTTAACATTTGGTCACAGTTCGCTTCATCTGTTGGGCAAGAATATTGGCATTGTGATATGAAACGAGGTTTTTCCAGAGCGCGAAAAAAAGAATCATTAGTTAAAGCGCTGTTGGAGCAAGACACTATTCCTCAATATATCGGTTTGCAGGCACAGAAGGGCATTTACGAATTTCACCAAAATATTCAACTATTGCACCAATTAGATGGTGTAGAGATAGTAGCAGAGAAGCTGAGATTAGACCAAGAGCCTATAGAAGTTAAGCAGCGAGTTATTAAAATTTTGACCAACTACTATCAGGAACCAATTCTCTGTGAAAAAAAAATCATCAAGCTTAGTCGAGGTGATGAAGGAATTCCAGAGCCAATTCTGATTCAGCAAGGTAATTATTTTTTTAACTTGTTTGTAGCTCTTGACTGCATTTTTATTGAATCAGACAAGAGACTGCACATTTTAGATTTCAAAACAGGCACATCTAATTTTGATAGGCGACAAGCGTTTGTCTACCTGCTGGCAGCTACTTATATGTTCCCTGGACAAAAAGCTGTTGCTTCATTTTATAACTTGGAAACTAGTAAATGGTCTGAGCCAATTACCGCCACTGATGCTCAACTCAAGGCAATTCAATCTAAATTAGCTCAAATAGCTCAAGAACATCAAAAAGAATTGGACCGTTACAAGCAAAATCCATCTGCATTTGCTGAAATATTTCCTGCTAATCCTGGAATACCCTGTCGAAATTGTCAATTCACGTCAATTTGTAAATTCCATTTATTGGAGGTTTCTGCATGA
- a CDS encoding helix-turn-helix transcriptional regulator, translating to MNQSFGQLIREARKDKGFSQRELAKLMGLDFTYLSKLENDRADYPPKEDVIRSLAQHLDLNEEELIFSASRIPQRDEDFIKQNYKGMPALFRRMQENPDFAKRVFREATQPENEEKQG from the coding sequence GTGAATCAAAGTTTTGGTCAGCTTATTCGTGAAGCCCGCAAAGATAAGGGATTTAGTCAGCGTGAGCTAGCAAAACTAATGGGGCTAGATTTCACTTATCTGTCTAAATTAGAGAATGATCGCGCGGACTATCCTCCAAAAGAAGATGTCATTCGTTCTCTGGCACAGCATCTTGATTTAAATGAGGAAGAGTTAATTTTTTCGGCTAGTCGTATTCCCCAGCGTGACGAGGATTTTATCAAGCAAAACTACAAGGGAATGCCTGCTTTGTTCCGTCGAATGCAGGAAAATCCTGATTTTGCTAAAAGAGTCTTTCGAGAAGCTACACAACCAGAAAATGAGGAGAAGCAAGGTTGA
- a CDS encoding ImmA/IrrE family metallo-endopeptidase, producing MSIIKRYRYIPDSEIEARANNILKRMQETPKYIPKWPLDATRVAEFLGLDVVWDRIPPDAEGQIAARILPLEHLIEINEDILELPKGFEESTLAHELGHWELHIDQKTAGQFEELIKQGGKAEIDMQPFLCRAVSGQLQKMEWQAQRFASYLLMPRYILEQMAAEHDLTKWSHLYAMQKDLGVTITNLKVRLRQLNWIILPPGDKTIYLGKAAPIRKK from the coding sequence TTGAGTATCATCAAGCGGTATCGCTATATTCCTGATAGCGAAATTGAGGCCAGGGCTAATAATATTCTCAAGCGTATGCAGGAAACACCCAAATATATTCCTAAGTGGCCTTTAGATGCAACTCGTGTGGCAGAGTTTTTAGGGTTGGATGTTGTTTGGGATAGGATACCGCCTGATGCTGAAGGACAAATAGCAGCAAGGATTCTGCCATTAGAGCATCTGATCGAAATCAATGAAGATATTTTAGAACTTCCCAAAGGGTTTGAAGAATCAACGCTAGCTCATGAACTGGGACACTGGGAACTACATATTGACCAAAAAACGGCTGGCCAGTTTGAAGAACTGATAAAGCAGGGTGGTAAAGCTGAAATAGATATGCAGCCTTTTTTGTGCCGTGCTGTTAGTGGTCAACTGCAAAAGATGGAATGGCAAGCTCAACGTTTCGCTAGTTATTTGCTAATGCCTCGTTATATTTTAGAACAGATGGCAGCAGAACATGATTTAACAAAATGGTCTCACCTTTACGCAATGCAAAAGGATTTGGGCGTAACAATAACTAATCTTAAAGTTCGTTTAAGACAACTAAATTGGATTATTCTTCCTCCAGGTGACAAGACAATTTACTTGGGTAAAGCTGCGCCTATTCGGAAAAAATAA
- a CDS encoding Uma2 family endonuclease, which produces MNATTTSLPSTLKLKIDLTDEQFFQMCQKNSNYRFERTASGEILIMPPTGSDTGNRNFDMVVELGIWNKQTKLGKGFDSSTGFTLPNGAERSPDVSWVKIERWNALTPEQQEKFAPICPDFVVELRYRTDSLKELQEKMQEYIENGTQLGWLIDRKNKRVEIYRPDKDVEILDNPASLSGENILSGFVLDLQQIM; this is translated from the coding sequence ATGAACGCCACGACAACCAGTTTGCCTTCTACACTCAAATTGAAAATTGACTTGACTGATGAGCAATTTTTCCAAATGTGTCAGAAAAATAGTAATTATAGATTTGAGCGCACAGCATCAGGGGAAATATTAATTATGCCACCTACAGGTAGTGATACTGGCAACCGTAACTTTGATATGGTTGTTGAATTAGGAATCTGGAATAAACAGACTAAATTAGGCAAAGGTTTTGACTCTTCAACTGGTTTCACCCTACCTAATGGCGCAGAACGTTCTCCTGATGTTTCTTGGGTGAAAATTGAGCGTTGGAATGCTTTAACCCCAGAACAACAAGAAAAATTTGCCCCAATTTGTCCTGATTTTGTAGTAGAGTTGCGTTATCGTACTGATTCCTTGAAAGAATTGCAAGAGAAAATGCAGGAGTATATCGAAAATGGTACTCAATTAGGCTGGTTAATTGATCGGAAAAACAAGCGAGTAGAAATTTATCGTCCAGATAAAGATGTAGAAATATTAGACAATCCTGCTAGTTTATCTGGAGAAAATATACTTTCTGGATTTGTGTTGGATTTACAGCAAATTATGTAG
- a CDS encoding biopolymer transporter ExbD — MRLPDEPELPLQINIVPMIDVIFAILTFFIMSTLFLTRSEGLPVNLPKAATAKQQQVPTKITITVDEKEQVSLNRQPIAVDDLTAQVRTLVGSNPEVLVIINADEKVDYGRVVAVMDRVRQVPGAKLAIATQRE; from the coding sequence ATGCGTCTACCAGATGAACCAGAGCTTCCGCTACAGATCAACATCGTGCCGATGATTGACGTGATTTTTGCAATTTTGACATTTTTCATTATGTCAACTCTGTTTTTAACACGTTCTGAAGGTTTGCCAGTAAATTTACCGAAGGCCGCCACAGCAAAACAACAGCAAGTTCCCACTAAAATTACCATTACGGTAGATGAAAAAGAACAGGTAAGCCTAAACCGTCAACCAATTGCAGTTGATGATTTGACAGCGCAAGTGCGAACCTTAGTTGGTTCTAACCCAGAAGTATTAGTGATTATTAATGCTGATGAAAAAGTTGATTATGGCCGGGTAGTGGCGGTGATGGATCGGGTACGTCAGGTTCCGGGAGCTAAATTAGCGATCGCTACCCAAAGAGAATAA
- a CDS encoding MotA/TolQ/ExbB proton channel family protein, which translates to MGIQNLFAAGGVVMWPLLAFSVLGVALIFERIRFWVRINQRQNRVVRDVLNLYRLDNIVGAMDKLQKNADLPLARIFLAALELEEPNPEEFRLALESESQAEIPVLKRFQNIFETIISLAPLLGLLGTVLGLIASFASLNLGDVGGSKTASVTAGISEALVSTASGLIVAIFILMFANTFRGLYQRQIALIQEYGGQLELLYRRRYERGEKTYASTR; encoded by the coding sequence ATGGGAATTCAGAATTTGTTTGCAGCAGGTGGTGTGGTCATGTGGCCCCTGTTGGCGTTTTCAGTATTGGGTGTGGCACTGATTTTCGAGCGGATCAGGTTTTGGGTACGGATTAATCAGCGTCAAAACCGGGTAGTGCGAGATGTTTTGAATCTCTACCGCCTCGATAATATTGTCGGTGCAATGGATAAACTTCAGAAAAACGCAGATTTGCCACTGGCTCGGATTTTTCTAGCGGCTTTAGAATTAGAAGAGCCAAATCCAGAGGAATTCCGTTTAGCCTTAGAAAGTGAATCGCAAGCTGAGATACCTGTACTCAAACGTTTCCAAAACATTTTCGAGACAATTATTAGTCTGGCACCACTGTTAGGACTTCTCGGCACGGTATTAGGATTGATAGCTTCCTTTGCTTCCCTAAATCTTGGTGACGTGGGAGGTAGCAAAACGGCAAGTGTTACGGCTGGCATTAGTGAAGCCCTGGTATCAACTGCATCAGGATTGATCGTTGCTATATTCATACTCATGTTTGCCAATACCTTCCGGGGACTGTACCAACGGCAAATTGCACTAATTCAGGAGTATGGTGGACAGCTAGAATTACTTTACCGCCGTCGCTATGAACGAGGAGAAAAAACCTATGCGTCTACCAGATGA
- a CDS encoding energy transducer TonB has product MSFSGTTVEQRSKEVEALKSFLTYSLIGSLALHIGVLSSGISNYLTRVPTGEEEPIEVAIVDSPTAEPEKPIAEIPEEIKKELEIVQKQPIETPPVEKFEQITAVPQKPQPISTPPKAIPIEPKVAVKSAPIPRAVPEVPVKSASSIPQSAPSEDSKASSPGGGGGGGGGGGGGGSGVGLGSGSGIAVGTSSGTGPGGGTGTGTGGGIGSGTGTGTGSGIGSGTGSGIGSGIGSGTGSGIGSGTGSGIGSGTGSGIGSGTGNRPTVATAPTTPKINSSGNGNGRAACRECNAKYPEAARRRGVEGRVEVAVDTDAQGNVTNVRIARSSGNRDLDEETKRQARDWKLKPAEGGRQGVSIATEYAIKGSRRSRQVQERRIQREAQERERTQQTTAANSTEAAPRRRRRELAPPSRPAISGFSRRLEPQRAESPARNSSSEARTTRTQGTARESLRRIRREQTTTDSSQKPQVTTNRRRRRDNTTQNKLRDSLRRLRQQPQSQPAAPSQQ; this is encoded by the coding sequence ATGAGCTTTTCCGGCACTACTGTCGAGCAACGTTCCAAAGAAGTTGAGGCTCTCAAGTCTTTTCTGACTTACAGTCTAATAGGTTCACTGGCGCTGCATATCGGCGTACTGTCTTCTGGTATAAGTAATTATTTAACGAGAGTACCCACAGGAGAAGAAGAACCTATAGAGGTCGCGATCGTGGATTCTCCGACTGCGGAACCAGAAAAACCAATTGCAGAGATTCCAGAAGAAATAAAAAAAGAACTAGAGATTGTTCAAAAACAGCCTATAGAAACTCCACCAGTAGAAAAATTTGAACAGATTACAGCAGTCCCTCAGAAGCCACAGCCGATAAGTACGCCCCCGAAAGCAATTCCGATTGAGCCAAAAGTTGCTGTGAAATCTGCACCTATTCCACGAGCGGTACCAGAAGTACCTGTGAAATCTGCATCATCCATTCCCCAATCAGCTCCGTCTGAAGATTCCAAAGCAAGTTCACCAGGTGGTGGCGGTGGTGGTGGCGGTGGCGGCGGTGGCGGCGGATCTGGTGTTGGTTTAGGCTCAGGTAGTGGTATTGCTGTAGGTACAAGTAGCGGTACTGGTCCTGGTGGAGGAACTGGCACTGGCACTGGTGGTGGCATTGGCAGTGGAACTGGAACTGGCACTGGTAGCGGCATTGGTAGTGGCACTGGCAGTGGCATCGGTAGTGGCATTGGTAGTGGCACTGGCAGTGGAATTGGTAGCGGCACTGGTAGTGGCATCGGTAGTGGCACTGGTAGTGGAATTGGTAGTGGAACAGGAAACCGTCCCACAGTAGCAACAGCGCCTACAACTCCAAAAATTAACAGTTCAGGTAATGGTAATGGTCGTGCAGCCTGCCGCGAATGTAATGCCAAATATCCAGAGGCAGCAAGACGGCGAGGAGTTGAAGGCAGAGTAGAAGTAGCTGTAGATACTGATGCACAAGGTAATGTTACGAATGTGCGGATTGCTCGCTCTAGTGGAAACCGCGACTTGGATGAAGAAACCAAGAGACAAGCACGTGACTGGAAATTAAAACCCGCAGAAGGTGGTAGACAAGGGGTATCGATCGCCACTGAATATGCCATCAAAGGTTCACGGCGATCGCGCCAAGTTCAAGAACGGCGAATACAAAGAGAAGCACAAGAGAGAGAGAGAACCCAGCAAACAACGGCCGCTAACTCCACAGAGGCAGCTCCAAGACGTAGGCGCAGAGAGTTGGCACCCCCATCAAGACCAGCAATATCTGGATTTAGTCGGCGACTGGAACCTCAAAGAGCAGAAAGTCCTGCTAGAAACTCATCATCTGAAGCTAGAACAACTCGTACTCAAGGAACTGCAAGAGAGTCCTTACGCCGCATCCGGCGCGAGCAAACGACTACCGATTCATCACAAAAGCCACAAGTAACCACAAATCGGCGGCGGCGAAGAGATAATACTACCCAAAATAAATTGCGGGACTCTTTGCGCCGTTTGCGCCAACAACCTCAATCACAACCTGCTGCTCCCAGTCAGCAGTAG
- the ilvA gene encoding threonine ammonia-lyase, biosynthetic, whose translation MFCDYLIQILTARVYDVAQETPLEYAPNLSARLNNQLLLKREDMQSVFSFKLRGAYNKMVQLPPDILAQGVIAASAGNHAQGVALAANRLGTKAIIVMPVTTPQVKVDAVRMRGGAVVLYGNTYDDAYSYARELEVEKGLTFIHPFDDPHVIAGQGTIGMEILRQHQQPIHAIFVAIGGGGLISGIGAYVKRLRPEIKIIGVEPVDADAMSQSLKAGHRVRLSQVGLFADGVAVREVGEETFRLCQQYVDEIILVDTDDTCAAIKDVFEDTRSILEPVGALAIAAAKAYAEREQIEGQTLIAVACGANMNFDRLRFVAERAEFGERREAIFAVTIPEARGSIRQFCECIGNRNLTEFNYRIADEKTAHIFVGVQIQNRADAVKMVETFEAQGFETLDLTDDELTKLHLRHMVGGHSPLAHNELLYRFEFPERPGALMKFVTSMSPDWNISLFHYRNNGADYGRIVVGIQVPPHEMEDWQAFLDRLGYRYWDENKNPAYKLFLG comes from the coding sequence ATGTTTTGCGACTACCTCATCCAAATTCTGACTGCCCGTGTATATGATGTTGCCCAGGAAACACCACTGGAGTATGCTCCAAATTTGTCTGCGCGGCTGAATAATCAACTCCTGTTGAAACGTGAGGATATGCAGTCAGTATTTTCCTTTAAACTGCGGGGTGCTTATAACAAGATGGTGCAACTGCCACCAGATATATTGGCGCAGGGTGTAATTGCCGCGTCTGCGGGGAACCATGCTCAGGGAGTCGCCCTAGCAGCCAATCGCTTGGGAACCAAAGCGATTATCGTCATGCCAGTAACCACACCCCAAGTCAAGGTGGATGCGGTGAGAATGAGGGGCGGAGCAGTGGTGTTATATGGAAACACTTACGACGATGCTTATAGCTATGCCCGTGAATTAGAAGTAGAAAAAGGATTGACTTTTATTCATCCTTTTGACGATCCCCATGTAATTGCTGGACAGGGAACAATCGGTATGGAAATTTTACGGCAACATCAGCAACCCATCCATGCAATTTTTGTCGCAATTGGAGGCGGCGGATTAATTTCTGGGATTGGGGCTTATGTAAAACGGTTACGTCCCGAAATCAAGATTATTGGTGTTGAACCAGTAGATGCTGATGCCATGTCTCAATCACTCAAAGCCGGACATCGAGTGCGCTTGTCTCAAGTGGGGTTATTTGCTGATGGCGTAGCGGTGCGGGAAGTAGGTGAAGAAACCTTCCGTTTATGTCAGCAGTATGTAGATGAAATTATTTTGGTGGATACAGACGATACTTGTGCTGCAATTAAAGACGTGTTTGAGGATACGCGATCCATTTTAGAACCAGTAGGTGCATTAGCGATCGCAGCAGCCAAAGCCTACGCCGAACGAGAACAAATCGAGGGACAAACCTTAATTGCTGTCGCCTGTGGTGCAAACATGAATTTTGATCGCCTCCGCTTTGTGGCAGAACGAGCAGAGTTTGGCGAACGGCGCGAAGCAATCTTTGCAGTCACAATTCCAGAGGCACGAGGAAGTATTCGCCAGTTTTGTGAATGTATTGGCAACCGTAACCTGACCGAGTTTAATTATCGGATTGCCGATGAAAAAACAGCCCATATTTTTGTCGGCGTGCAAATTCAAAACCGTGCCGATGCTGTCAAGATGGTAGAAACCTTTGAAGCTCAAGGATTTGAAACCCTTGATTTAACGGACGACGAACTCACTAAACTACATCTGCGGCACATGGTGGGTGGGCATTCTCCCCTGGCTCACAATGAATTACTCTACCGTTTTGAGTTTCCCGAACGTCCCGGCGCATTGATGAAATTTGTAACTTCCATGAGTCCCGACTGGAATATTAGTCTTTTTCACTACCGCAACAATGGCGCAGACTACGGACGAATCGTTGTCGGTATCCAGGTTCCCCCCCACGAGATGGAAGATTGGCAAGCTTTTCTCGATCGCCTGGGCTATCGCTATTGGGATGAAAATAAGAATCCGGCATACAAGCTGTTTTTGGGATAG
- a CDS encoding RNA-binding protein has translation MSIYVGNLSYEVKEDDLRQVFAEYGTVKNVQLPVDRETGRMRGFGFVELESDAQEQAAIDALDNAEWMGRSLKVNKAKPKTDGGSSGGRRGGYGGGGGGGGRY, from the coding sequence ATGTCAATTTACGTCGGCAATCTATCTTATGAGGTTAAAGAAGATGACCTCCGGCAAGTCTTTGCAGAATATGGAACTGTAAAAAATGTTCAATTGCCTGTCGACCGAGAAACAGGTCGGATGAGAGGTTTCGGGTTTGTGGAATTGGAATCAGACGCACAAGAACAAGCGGCGATTGATGCCCTTGATAACGCTGAATGGATGGGTCGAAGCTTAAAAGTTAATAAAGCCAAGCCCAAAACAGATGGCGGTTCCTCTGGTGGTAGACGAGGAGGCTATGGTGGCGGTGGCGGTGGTGGTGGCCGCTATTAA
- a CDS encoding aldo/keto reductase, whose protein sequence is MQTLQKLSLPSMGCGTWAWGNQLLWGYDESMDEQLQAVFNLCVSNGVTLFDTGDSYGTGRLNGRSELLLGRFNREYVGSAKENICIATKLAAYPWRWTRQSMVKACQSSAQRLGRNVDLVQMHWSTANYAPWQEEGLLDGLADLYEQRLVKGVGLSNYGPKRLMRVQKKFAERGVPITTLQVQYSLLSTYPVTQLKLKDLCDELDIKLIAYSPLALGLLTGKYSEQGPLPKGIRGLLFKQILSGMRRGKAASAGKSLLGCLREVAQFRNKTMSQVAINWCICKGTIPIPGAKSVEQAKENLGALGWQLDASEIAELDKAAANSDKKMVQNIFQTK, encoded by the coding sequence ATGCAGACTCTCCAAAAACTCTCACTTCCAAGCATGGGCTGTGGTACTTGGGCTTGGGGCAACCAACTGCTTTGGGGATATGACGAAAGTATGGATGAGCAGTTGCAAGCCGTATTTAACCTTTGCGTAAGCAATGGTGTAACTTTATTTGATACAGGCGATTCTTACGGAACGGGGAGATTGAATGGTCGGAGTGAGTTGCTTCTGGGACGATTCAACCGAGAATATGTAGGTTCAGCCAAAGAAAATATTTGTATTGCAACTAAGCTTGCTGCTTACCCCTGGAGATGGACGCGTCAATCAATGGTAAAGGCTTGCCAGTCATCTGCCCAACGCTTGGGAAGAAATGTCGATTTGGTACAAATGCATTGGTCAACAGCAAACTATGCGCCTTGGCAAGAGGAAGGACTTTTAGATGGTCTTGCCGATTTGTATGAACAAAGACTGGTCAAGGGCGTGGGATTATCCAATTATGGGCCGAAACGGCTGATGAGAGTGCAGAAAAAATTCGCCGAACGAGGCGTTCCGATTACAACTCTGCAAGTTCAATATTCTCTGTTGTCTACATATCCTGTCACTCAACTCAAGCTCAAAGACCTTTGTGATGAGTTAGACATTAAATTGATTGCCTACAGCCCTCTAGCTTTGGGACTACTGACAGGAAAATACTCTGAGCAAGGCCCTTTGCCTAAAGGCATTCGAGGTCTGTTATTTAAGCAAATATTATCAGGAATGCGTAGAGGCAAAGCGGCTTCTGCTGGTAAATCGCTTTTGGGATGTTTGCGAGAGGTAGCACAGTTCAGAAACAAAACTATGTCACAGGTAGCAATTAATTGGTGCATCTGTAAAGGAACTATTCCTATCCCTGGAGCAAAGAGCGTCGAACAAGCAAAGGAGAATCTTGGCGCGTTGGGTTGGCAATTAGACGCCAGTGAGATTGCAGAGTTAGATAAGGCGGCGGCAAATTCAGACAAAAAAATGGTACAAAATATCTTCCAAACTAAGTGA
- a CDS encoding alpha/beta fold hydrolase: protein MRAKIRDTEIFFDVEGSALVVDGASICSKPVAFLIHGGPGADHTSFKPTFSTLSQKLQLVYFDHRGQGRSARGPKETYTLDNNVEDMEALRQHLGLDKIVVIGGSYGGMVALTYAVRYPQNVSHLIVIATAAHSGFLERAKEILASKGTEEQKTSAQRLWDGNFENEEQLRQYFQVLGSMYSLKYNPTTSAIAWQRNILSVDAINVAFGGFLRNYNILDQLHKITAPTLVIAGRHDWICAPEFSEEIAQAIPNADLRIFENSSHLIRADEPEALLDAIAGFLVYKR, encoded by the coding sequence ATGCGAGCGAAAATAAGAGATACAGAGATTTTCTTTGATGTGGAAGGTTCTGCATTAGTGGTGGATGGCGCGAGCATCTGCTCTAAACCTGTCGCCTTTCTAATTCACGGGGGGCCTGGTGCGGATCATACTTCCTTCAAACCAACCTTCTCGACTTTAAGCCAAAAACTTCAACTAGTCTATTTTGACCATCGCGGTCAAGGAAGGTCTGCACGTGGACCTAAAGAAACCTATACTTTAGACAATAATGTTGAAGATATGGAAGCGTTGCGCCAACACCTTGGTCTGGACAAAATCGTTGTGATTGGTGGTTCTTACGGTGGTATGGTGGCTCTGACTTATGCAGTCCGCTATCCTCAGAATGTCTCTCATCTGATTGTGATTGCCACGGCAGCCCATAGTGGATTTTTAGAACGGGCTAAGGAAATCCTCGCATCGAAGGGAACTGAAGAACAAAAAACAAGCGCTCAACGACTTTGGGATGGAAATTTTGAAAATGAGGAACAGCTAAGACAGTATTTTCAAGTGTTGGGATCAATGTATTCGCTAAAATATAATCCCACCACCTCAGCCATTGCTTGGCAGCGAAATATTCTCTCAGTTGATGCGATTAATGTTGCTTTTGGCGGTTTCCTCCGCAACTACAATATTCTTGACCAGTTACACAAAATTACCGCACCTACTTTAGTGATTGCAGGTCGGCATGACTGGATTTGCGCCCCAGAATTTTCTGAGGAAATTGCTCAGGCAATTCCTAATGCAGATTTGAGAATTTTTGAGAATAGCAGTCATTTAATCCGCGCAGATGAGCCTGAAGCACTTTTGGATGCGATCGCGGGTTTCTTGGTTTACAAACGTTAG
- a CDS encoding D-alanine--D-alanine ligase: MPVLRILHLVGSAYNDFYCDLSRLYAQDCLAATADRSHYDFQIAYITPDRQWRFPPSLSPEDIADTKPMTLFDAIEFITAQNIDLVLPQMFCIPGMTHYRALFDLLKIPYVGNTPDIMAIAAHKGRAKAIVEAAGVKVPRGELLRQGDVPTITPPAIVKPVSSDNSLGIALVKEATEYDAALKQAFEYASEVIVEEFIELGREVRCGIIVKDGELVGLPLEEYQVDPHDKPIRNFADKLKQTDDGNLDCAAKDNIKAWMVDPNDPITQKVQQVAKKCHQALGCRHYSLFDFRIDPKGQPWFLEAGLYCSFAPKSVISCMAKAAGISVNELLMTAINETLGSNKTVK; encoded by the coding sequence ATGCCAGTACTTCGTATCCTTCATTTAGTTGGGTCTGCATATAATGATTTTTACTGTGATTTGTCACGCCTTTATGCCCAAGACTGTCTCGCGGCAACGGCAGATCGATCGCACTATGACTTTCAGATCGCATACATCACACCCGATCGCCAGTGGCGATTTCCTCCCTCACTCAGCCCTGAAGATATTGCTGACACCAAACCGATGACTCTGTTTGATGCCATAGAGTTTATAACAGCGCAAAACATTGACCTCGTGTTACCACAAATGTTTTGTATTCCTGGAATGACTCACTACCGCGCCCTATTTGACCTGCTGAAGATCCCTTATGTAGGCAATACTCCAGATATCATGGCGATCGCAGCGCATAAAGGCAGAGCTAAAGCAATTGTTGAAGCCGCAGGGGTAAAAGTGCCTCGTGGAGAACTGCTTCGCCAAGGAGACGTTCCAACAATTACACCTCCAGCGATCGTTAAACCCGTAAGTTCCGATAACTCTTTAGGGATAGCCTTAGTCAAAGAGGCTACTGAATATGACGCTGCTCTCAAGCAAGCATTTGAATATGCTTCGGAGGTCATTGTAGAAGAATTTATCGAGCTCGGTCGAGAAGTCAGATGTGGCATTATTGTCAAAGACGGCGAGCTAGTGGGTTTACCCCTTGAAGAGTATCAGGTAGACCCCCACGATAAACCCATCCGCAACTTTGCTGATAAACTCAAACAAACGGACGATGGCAACTTGGATTGTGCCGCTAAAGATAATATCAAAGCTTGGATGGTAGACCCTAACGACCCGATTACCCAAAAGGTTCAGCAAGTGGCTAAGAAGTGTCATCAAGCTTTGGGTTGTCGCCACTACAGTTTATTTGACTTCCGCATCGACCCAAAGGGGCAACCTTGGTTTTTAGAAGCCGGGTTGTATTGTTCTTTTGCCCCCAAAAGCGTAATTTCCTGTATGGCAAAGGCAGCGGGAATCTCTGTAAATGAGTTATTAATGACGGCTATCAATGAAACCTTGGGGAGTAATAAAACTGTAAAATAA